Proteins from one Chroococcidiopsis sp. CCMEE 29 genomic window:
- the pntB gene encoding Re/Si-specific NAD(P)(+) transhydrogenase subunit beta: protein MSNNLLTVAYIVASALFILSLGGLSDQETAPRGNVYGIIGMLIAFVATALSLDVDTYRILGSVVIPGAIIGAIAASRVAMTSMPEMVAILHSFVGAAAVLVGIANYLQQSQLLTPVESTIHQIEIFVGVFIGAVTFTGSVIAFGKLRGIISSKPLLLPARHLFNLSIIGASVWLGVQFVETENLSGLQPLLIVCAIASVLGIHLVMAIGGADMPVVISMLNSYSGWAAAAAGFMLSNDLLIVTGALVGSSGAILSYIMCKAMNRSFISVILGGFGTESATAIVKDGEATGEVSTTTIEETAELLRHAKSVVIVPGYGMAVAQAQHAVSDLAKLLRDRGVQVRFGIHPVAGRMPGHMNVLLAEANVPYDIVLEINEINEDFPNTDVVLVIGANDTVNPSALDNPNSPIAGMPVLEVWKAGTVVVMKRSMASGYAGVENPLFYKDNTRILFGDAKQNVNAIFGEVTNRLLACQDNEKEHILGMGTLSGPRV, encoded by the coding sequence ATGTCAAATAACCTACTGACAGTGGCGTATATTGTGGCTAGTGCCTTATTCATTCTTAGTCTTGGGGGACTGTCCGATCAGGAGACGGCTCCCAGAGGCAACGTTTACGGCATCATTGGGATGCTGATCGCCTTTGTTGCTACCGCGCTCTCGCTAGACGTGGATACATACCGTATCCTGGGGTCAGTCGTCATCCCAGGAGCCATCATTGGTGCGATCGCGGCTTCCCGCGTAGCGATGACCTCGATGCCGGAGATGGTGGCAATTCTGCATAGCTTTGTTGGTGCTGCAGCAGTTCTGGTGGGCATTGCCAATTATCTGCAACAGTCACAATTGTTGACCCCGGTGGAATCTACAATTCACCAAATCGAAATCTTTGTGGGCGTATTCATTGGTGCTGTTACCTTCACAGGTTCGGTGATTGCCTTTGGCAAACTGCGGGGCATCATTAGCAGCAAACCCTTACTTCTGCCAGCACGCCACCTATTCAACTTGAGCATAATTGGGGCTTCAGTTTGGCTTGGTGTCCAGTTCGTGGAAACAGAAAATCTCAGCGGACTTCAACCACTGTTGATCGTGTGTGCGATCGCCTCGGTCTTGGGCATTCATCTAGTGATGGCGATTGGGGGTGCCGACATGCCAGTTGTGATTTCGATGCTCAACAGCTACTCTGGATGGGCAGCCGCCGCCGCTGGCTTCATGCTATCAAACGATCTGCTGATCGTTACAGGTGCGCTAGTGGGCAGTAGTGGTGCCATCCTCAGCTACATCATGTGCAAGGCGATGAACCGTTCATTCATCAGTGTGATCTTAGGCGGCTTTGGTACAGAGTCGGCTACAGCAATTGTTAAAGACGGCGAAGCCACCGGTGAGGTCAGTACAACAACGATTGAGGAAACCGCCGAACTCCTGCGCCATGCTAAGAGTGTCGTCATTGTTCCTGGCTATGGTATGGCAGTGGCTCAGGCTCAGCACGCTGTGTCAGATCTGGCGAAGCTGCTGCGCGATCGCGGCGTACAAGTTCGCTTTGGCATCCATCCGGTAGCGGGTCGAATGCCTGGACACATGAATGTCCTCCTAGCTGAAGCTAATGTGCCTTACGATATCGTACTAGAAATAAATGAGATTAACGAGGACTTCCCAAACACTGATGTCGTGCTGGTGATTGGTGCTAACGACACTGTTAACCCCAGCGCTTTAGACAACCCAAATAGCCCGATTGCTGGTATGCCAGTGCTGGAGGTGTGGAAGGCTGGTACGGTTGTGGTGATGAAACGCAGTATGGCTAGTGGCTATGCTGGAGTGGAAAATCCCCTATTCTATAAAGACAACACCCGCATCCTATTTGGCGATGCCAAGCAAAATGTGAACGCGATCTTCGGGGAAGTTACTAATCGGCTTTTAGCCTGCCAGGACAATGAGAAAGAGCATATCCTGGGGATGGGAACACTCTCGGGTCCGCGAGTGTAA
- the pntA gene encoding Re/Si-specific NAD(P)(+) transhydrogenase subunit alpha codes for MNVGIPKEVYPGERRVAATPDTAKHLQQLGFNVLIESSAGASANFTDDAYTQAECKIVPDAPTLWKEADIVLKVRPPTIHPELGKHETELLRQGSTLIGFIWPAQNPDLLDKLATRKATVLAMDAVPRISRAQKMDALSSMANLAGYRAVIEAANHFGRFFNGQITAAGKVPPAKVLVIGAGVAGLAAIGTAKSLGAIVRAFDTRLEVKEQVQSLGAEFLELTFAEDGTGEGGYAKVMSDEFIKAEMELFAAQVKEVDIIITTALIPGKKAPLLLTQEMVESMKAGSVIVDLAAEQGGNCACTHPEQIYRYQGVTIIGLTDLPSRMAQQASQLYGTNLYHLLEEMGGANNYKVDLEDEVVRSILVVHAGEITWPPPKKAGGAQEQGSKGAFAAGESSQSKIQNPKSKIRNPFTPALSSSKGSSDLLWLLLAGSALLGIGISAPASFLSHCTVFVLACFVGWHAIWNVKPALHTPLMSVTNAISGIIIIGGMLQISGAWSSSTTILGAIAILIGTINISGGFLVTQRMLKMFQK; via the coding sequence ATGAATGTTGGTATCCCGAAGGAAGTCTACCCTGGCGAACGTCGCGTGGCAGCTACGCCAGACACAGCCAAGCATTTACAGCAGCTCGGCTTCAATGTACTCATTGAATCCAGCGCGGGCGCAAGCGCAAACTTTACGGACGATGCCTATACACAGGCTGAATGCAAGATTGTTCCAGATGCTCCAACTCTGTGGAAAGAGGCGGATATTGTACTCAAGGTTCGCCCACCTACGATCCACCCGGAACTTGGCAAGCATGAAACAGAACTGCTGCGCCAGGGAAGTACCCTAATCGGCTTCATCTGGCCAGCTCAAAACCCGGATCTGCTTGACAAACTAGCAACACGTAAGGCAACAGTGCTGGCAATGGATGCTGTGCCGCGCATCAGTAGAGCCCAAAAGATGGATGCCCTCAGCTCAATGGCAAATCTCGCTGGCTACCGCGCTGTGATTGAGGCTGCTAACCACTTTGGTCGCTTCTTTAATGGACAGATTACAGCAGCGGGAAAGGTGCCGCCCGCGAAGGTGCTAGTGATTGGTGCTGGTGTAGCTGGGCTAGCAGCTATCGGTACTGCTAAGAGCTTGGGTGCAATTGTCCGTGCTTTTGATACGCGCCTTGAAGTCAAGGAACAGGTACAGAGCCTAGGTGCAGAGTTTCTGGAACTCACGTTTGCAGAGGATGGCACGGGTGAGGGCGGCTACGCCAAGGTGATGAGTGACGAATTTATCAAGGCTGAGATGGAACTGTTCGCCGCTCAGGTAAAAGAGGTTGACATCATCATCACGACGGCGCTCATCCCAGGTAAAAAAGCCCCTCTGCTGCTGACGCAGGAAATGGTTGAGAGTATGAAGGCAGGATCGGTCATCGTCGATCTGGCGGCAGAACAGGGCGGTAATTGTGCTTGTACTCACCCAGAGCAGATCTACCGCTATCAGGGGGTAACGATCATCGGTCTGACTGACCTACCCAGCCGGATGGCTCAACAGGCAAGCCAGCTTTATGGCACCAATCTTTATCATCTCCTTGAAGAGATGGGAGGGGCTAACAACTACAAAGTCGATCTCGAAGACGAAGTTGTGCGGAGTATCTTGGTAGTCCATGCCGGGGAGATTACCTGGCCCCCACCAAAGAAAGCAGGGGGAGCACAAGAGCAGGGAAGCAAAGGAGCTTTCGCAGCGGGAGAGAGTTCCCAATCCAAAATCCAAAATCCAAAATCCAAAATCCGAAATCCCTTCACTCCAGCTCTCAGTTCTTCAAAGGGCAGCAGTGACCTACTATGGCTGCTCCTGGCTGGTTCAGCCCTCCTGGGTATTGGTATCAGTGCGCCTGCTTCGTTTTTGTCTCACTGCACTGTGTTTGTCCTAGCCTGCTTCGTTGGCTGGCATGCGATCTGGAATGTGAAACCTGCTCTGCACACACCGCTGATGAGCGTCACCAATGCCATTAGCGGCATCATCATTATTGGCGGTATGCTTCAAATTTCTGGGGCATGGAGTTCATCCACCACCATCCTTGGCGCGATCGCCATCCTGATCGGAACGATCAACATTTCAGGTGGCTTCCTAGTCACCCAACGTATGCTCAAGATGTTCCAAAAGTAG
- a CDS encoding tryptophanase: protein MKTVIEPFRIKMVEPIRFTTRTEREQVLHAAGLNLFLIRAEDVIIDLLTDSGTGAMSAEAWAALMRGDESYAGARSWYRFEAAVKQIFGFPQVIPTHQGRAAERLFANVLIQPGMVVPNNTHFDTTRANIEAVGGKAIDLPCLEANNLALEAPFKGDMDVAALEHLIAEVGADKIPAIMLTVTNNSGGGQPVSMANIRTVSKLAHFYGIPLYIDACRFAENAYLIQQREAGYQNMPVREIVQEMFSYADGCLMSAKKDAFANIGGFLCTRDDRLAEELRRLLILTEGFPTYGGLAGRDLDAIAVGLHEVLDEDYLHYRIRSTQYVADQLQERGIPVVRPSGGHAVYIDARRFLPYIPPLQYPGQALAVELYLEAGVRGVEVGTVMFGRNAHTGKEKPAKWDLFRLAIPRRIYTQSHMDYVVEAIAQVWQRGEQIRGLKIVSEPPYLRHFSARFEWI, encoded by the coding sequence ATGAAAACCGTTATTGAACCCTTCAGAATCAAAATGGTTGAACCGATTCGGTTTACCACCCGCACTGAGCGAGAACAGGTTTTGCACGCAGCCGGACTGAATCTGTTTCTAATACGGGCTGAAGATGTGATTATTGACCTGCTGACTGACTCAGGCACAGGGGCAATGTCGGCGGAGGCGTGGGCTGCATTGATGCGAGGAGATGAATCTTATGCGGGAGCCAGAAGTTGGTATCGATTTGAAGCGGCGGTCAAACAAATTTTTGGGTTCCCGCAGGTGATTCCCACCCATCAGGGACGTGCCGCAGAGCGATTGTTTGCCAATGTGTTAATTCAACCGGGAATGGTTGTTCCCAACAACACTCACTTCGATACAACCCGCGCCAACATTGAGGCTGTAGGTGGTAAGGCAATCGATCTTCCTTGCCTAGAAGCAAACAATTTGGCACTAGAGGCTCCCTTCAAGGGAGACATGGATGTGGCAGCGCTGGAACATTTGATTGCAGAAGTTGGGGCAGATAAGATTCCCGCGATTATGCTGACTGTGACGAACAATTCCGGTGGAGGGCAGCCAGTTTCAATGGCGAACATCCGCACAGTCAGCAAGTTAGCGCATTTTTATGGTATCCCCCTCTATATTGATGCATGCCGATTTGCGGAAAATGCGTATCTAATTCAGCAACGCGAAGCCGGTTATCAAAACATGCCCGTGCGGGAAATCGTGCAGGAAATGTTCAGCTACGCAGATGGATGCCTGATGTCTGCCAAGAAAGATGCATTTGCAAATATCGGTGGTTTTTTGTGTACCCGTGACGATCGCCTAGCAGAGGAATTACGACGGCTGTTGATCCTCACGGAGGGGTTTCCCACCTATGGTGGTTTAGCCGGACGCGACCTCGATGCGATCGCAGTTGGTCTCCACGAAGTTTTGGATGAAGACTATCTCCACTACCGCATCCGCTCTACGCAGTATGTTGCCGATCAATTGCAGGAGCGAGGGATTCCTGTTGTTCGTCCTTCTGGAGGACATGCTGTTTATATCGATGCCCGGCGATTTTTACCCTACATTCCTCCCCTACAATATCCGGGACAAGCTTTGGCAGTAGAACTGTATCTAGAAGCTGGAGTTCGAGGGGTAGAAGTTGGCACGGTGATGTTTGGTCGCAATGCCCATACCGGAAAAGAAAAACCTGCAAAATGGGATTTGTTCCGGCTGGCTATTCCACGCCGAATTTATACTCAGTCGCATATGGACTATGTAGTAGAGGCGATCGCGCAAGTTTGGCAGCGAGGCGAACAAATTCGCGGTCTCAAGATTGTAAGTGAACCACCCTATCTGAGGCACTTTAGCGCTCGATTTGAGTGGATTTAA
- the kbl gene encoding glycine C-acetyltransferase: MLTTAASVIQSMLDQIYQSGLHKEERVIASPQDAKIQLQDGRTALNFCANNYLGLDSHPDAIAAAQDGVAKYGFGLSSVRFICGTQTIHKDLEAKISAFLGSEDTILYTSCFDANGGLFETLLDDECAVISDALNHASIIDGIRLCKAKRYRFAHSNMQELEQTLQATQAAKIRLVATDGVFSMDGDIAKLDQICDLAEQYDALVMVDDSHATGILGATGRGSIEHCGVMGRVDILTSTLGKALGGASGGFATGHKLIVDLLRQRSRPYLFSNSLAPAIAYTSIKVLDMLSATTELRDRLMENTRYFRQQMSDQGFDIKPGIHPIVPIMLYDAKLAQDMAGDLLDEGIYVIGFSYPVVPQGQARIRVQVSAAHTPEQLDQCVEAFTRVGKRHGMI; the protein is encoded by the coding sequence ATGTTGACAACAGCGGCTTCTGTTATTCAGTCCATGCTCGATCAAATTTACCAATCCGGTTTGCACAAAGAGGAACGAGTGATTGCGTCTCCACAAGATGCCAAAATTCAACTTCAGGATGGTCGGACGGCGCTCAACTTCTGCGCCAACAACTACCTAGGGCTTGATAGTCATCCTGATGCGATCGCGGCTGCACAGGATGGGGTTGCCAAATACGGTTTTGGCTTGTCATCGGTGCGCTTCATCTGCGGAACGCAAACCATCCATAAAGACCTAGAAGCCAAGATTTCAGCATTTCTTGGCAGCGAGGATACAATTCTGTACACCTCCTGCTTTGATGCCAACGGTGGATTGTTTGAAACACTCCTAGATGATGAATGTGCAGTCATTAGCGATGCACTGAATCACGCCAGCATTATTGATGGGATTCGGCTGTGTAAAGCAAAGCGTTATCGCTTTGCCCATAGCAATATGCAAGAATTGGAGCAAACGCTGCAAGCTACCCAAGCAGCCAAAATTCGCTTAGTTGCGACGGATGGGGTGTTCAGCATGGACGGCGATATCGCGAAGCTAGACCAAATCTGCGACCTAGCTGAGCAGTACGATGCGCTGGTTATGGTGGATGATAGCCATGCTACTGGGATTTTGGGAGCAACGGGACGGGGTTCGATTGAACACTGCGGTGTCATGGGTCGTGTAGATATCCTTACCAGTACGCTAGGAAAAGCCTTGGGTGGGGCATCCGGTGGCTTCGCAACAGGGCATAAGCTGATTGTTGACCTGCTGCGGCAGCGATCGCGCCCCTATCTTTTCTCCAATTCTCTGGCACCAGCGATCGCCTATACCAGCATTAAAGTACTGGACATGCTTAGCGCCACAACTGAGCTGCGCGACCGACTGATGGAGAATACGCGCTACTTCCGTCAGCAGATGAGCGATCAGGGCTTTGATATTAAACCTGGCATTCATCCGATTGTGCCAATTATGCTTTACGACGCGAAGCTGGCGCAGGATATGGCAGGTGACCTACTGGATGAGGGTATTTATGTCATTGGCTTTAGCTATCCCGTCGTTCCCCAGGGTCAAGCTCGGATTCGCGTTCAAGTATCTGCTGCCCACACGCCAGAACAACTCGACCAATGTGTTGAAGCGTTTACTCGCGTGGGAAAACGACACGGAATGATATAA
- a CDS encoding NAD-dependent epimerase/dehydratase family protein, protein MNRILVTGSRGQLGSDLVVALRRRYGATHVIESGRSLHSQDSALLPYKVLDVTDNQHLQAVIEQYQIDTIYHLAGLLSAKGEQQPDLCWDVNINGLRNVLEAAKSYQIKVFWPSSIAVFGPHTPKLDTPQIAVKDPSTMYGITKVAGELLCNYYAQQFGVDVRSLRLPGIISYSTPPGGGATDFAVEIFYAALQYGVYNCFVRPETRLPMMYIPDAIRAIFDLMQADLASIKVRTSYNVAAVSFSAEELVAEIQKHLPDFTCRYIPDFRQAIADSWPSAIDDSKARADWGWQPIYDLSAIVNDMLAKLSPRLKKVPKSTLSKVSA, encoded by the coding sequence ATGAACAGGATCTTAGTAACCGGGTCTAGAGGTCAACTTGGCAGCGATCTGGTTGTGGCTTTGCGTAGACGCTATGGAGCTACACACGTGATCGAGAGCGGTCGATCGCTACACTCACAGGACAGCGCATTACTCCCGTATAAAGTGTTGGATGTCACGGATAATCAGCATCTTCAAGCGGTCATCGAGCAATATCAAATCGATACAATCTATCACCTAGCGGGTCTGCTGTCAGCGAAGGGTGAACAACAGCCCGATCTATGCTGGGACGTTAACATCAATGGGCTGAGAAATGTCCTAGAAGCCGCTAAATCCTATCAAATAAAAGTCTTTTGGCCTAGTTCTATTGCTGTATTTGGACCGCATACACCAAAGCTGGATACACCTCAGATCGCCGTGAAAGATCCATCCACGATGTATGGCATTACGAAGGTGGCGGGTGAGTTACTTTGTAATTACTATGCACAGCAATTTGGGGTTGATGTGCGCTCTTTACGTTTGCCAGGCATCATTAGCTACAGCACCCCACCGGGAGGAGGTGCGACAGACTTTGCAGTTGAGATCTTCTATGCAGCACTCCAGTATGGGGTTTACAACTGCTTCGTTCGCCCGGAAACTCGTCTTCCCATGATGTATATACCGGATGCAATCAGAGCTATCTTTGATTTGATGCAAGCAGATTTGGCATCGATCAAAGTCCGCACCAGCTACAATGTGGCAGCAGTTAGCTTCTCGGCAGAAGAACTTGTTGCTGAAATCCAGAAGCACTTGCCTGACTTTACCTGTCGCTATATTCCCGATTTCCGGCAAGCGATCGCGGATTCGTGGCCCTCAGCGATCGATGACTCAAAAGCAAGAGCCGATTGGGGATGGCAGCCTATCTACGATCTAAGTGCGATCGTCAACGATATGCTGGCAAAACTTTCGCCACGGCTCAAAAAAGTTCCCAAGTCTACACTTTCTAAAGTTTCTGCTTAG
- a CDS encoding 2OG-Fe dioxygenase family protein: MLNLFKPKEFNCLASYVLEMVTAVKVNQLKQFFDDLPIDPYLAGNYRFRRLSHFQIAGDRLIKQPHRQLFQSKEYNPLLGDVVREYPELDDRLTKLEDFQKIVWEFFQFCQLCTKFNEVAVHQIRTTASSKQIGNPAPEGIHRDGVDLVGIFSVNRARIKGGETHLYPEKDASPVFTKILNPGEFLVFRDSQYLHYTSPVQATTAEQGVRDVFVLTCPGLFPPDRQE, encoded by the coding sequence ATGTTGAACTTATTTAAACCAAAAGAATTCAATTGCCTGGCTAGTTATGTCTTAGAGATGGTTACTGCTGTCAAGGTGAATCAGCTGAAGCAATTCTTTGACGATCTGCCGATCGATCCCTACTTAGCAGGCAATTATCGTTTTAGACGTCTCTCCCACTTTCAAATTGCTGGCGATCGCCTGATTAAGCAACCCCATCGACAATTGTTTCAATCGAAAGAATATAACCCTTTACTGGGGGACGTCGTCAGAGAGTACCCAGAACTTGATGATAGATTGACCAAATTAGAAGATTTTCAAAAAATTGTCTGGGAGTTTTTCCAGTTTTGTCAGCTTTGCACTAAGTTCAATGAGGTTGCAGTTCATCAGATTAGAACAACAGCTTCTTCCAAGCAAATAGGCAATCCAGCACCGGAAGGTATTCATCGCGATGGGGTCGATTTAGTGGGAATCTTCTCTGTCAATAGAGCAAGAATTAAGGGAGGAGAAACTCATCTTTATCCAGAAAAAGATGCTAGCCCCGTTTTTACCAAAATTCTCAATCCTGGTGAATTCTTAGTATTTAGAGATAGTCAATATCTCCACTACACGTCTCCTGTTCAAGCGACTACGGCTGAACAAGGAGTCAGAGATGTTTTTGTGCTCACGTGTCCTGGTTTATTCCCGCCTGATCGGCAGGAGTAA
- a CDS encoding PIN domain-containing protein, whose amino-acid sequence MPAAVILDTNVFVAAGFNPQSASAHIIEKIRSGRLRMIWNEPTQREVEQILSKIPRLSWPRVADLFREEDRYVGETYPERFDYIPDPDDRKFAALSAATGVTLLSRDDDLLSSRDRAQVAILTPREYWEREQISL is encoded by the coding sequence ATGCCAGCAGCCGTCATTTTGGATACTAATGTGTTTGTTGCAGCTGGATTCAATCCGCAGAGCGCTTCGGCTCACATCATCGAGAAGATTCGATCAGGTCGGCTACGCATGATCTGGAATGAGCCAACCCAGCGAGAGGTAGAGCAGATTTTAAGTAAAATACCGCGACTATCGTGGCCGCGCGTAGCAGATCTGTTCCGAGAAGAGGATCGCTATGTGGGCGAGACATATCCAGAGAGGTTCGACTATATACCAGATCCGGACGATCGGAAGTTTGCAGCGCTTTCAGCGGCAACGGGAGTGACTTTGCTGAGTAGGGATGACGATCTGCTGAGCAGCCGTGACCGAGCACAGGTGGCGATACTTACACCCAGAGAGTATTGGGAACGAGAACAAATATCTTTATAA
- a CDS encoding RNA-binding protein: MSIYVGNLSYEVAQEDLNAVFAEYGSVKRVQLPTDRETGRMRGFGFVEMGTDAEEAAAIDALDGAEWMGRSLKVNKAKPREDRGSSFSGNRRNSFSSRY, encoded by the coding sequence ATGTCAATTTATGTAGGTAATCTATCCTACGAGGTCGCACAAGAAGACCTCAATGCTGTTTTTGCAGAATATGGTTCTGTAAAGCGAGTTCAACTGCCCACCGACCGTGAAACAGGTCGGATGCGCGGCTTTGGCTTTGTGGAAATGGGTACAGATGCTGAAGAAGCGGCTGCCATTGATGCTCTTGATGGTGCTGAATGGATGGGACGCTCGCTAAAAGTCAATAAGGCGAAGCCTCGTGAAGATAGGGGCTCCTCATTTAGTGGAAACCGGAGAAACAGCTTCTCTAGCCGCTACTAA
- a CDS encoding RMD1 family protein: MQKSLFNDRDTLRAQALFLGEEINLQTLENYNRLSTLPLMVTAGEHGCAVLLGYGAVVLFDLEPVEKAAFLTELSPRVSDSFADPETEEVEVHIKTMESERVKDGRIFLHELSIERLQIVADILAKSVVLSHYETSLATVFDQIEPFAASLQRQNRSRRQSKELLRQLGTTLLVQHKIVGRVEIIDKPELLWESPQLEHLYQRLEDEYEIRERHSALERKLELISQTAQTVLEFMQHSSSLRVEWYVVILIVVEILLSLYNIFLQG; the protein is encoded by the coding sequence ATGCAAAAAAGCCTTTTTAATGACAGAGATACCCTGAGAGCACAGGCCCTATTCCTGGGTGAGGAGATCAACCTACAGACTCTAGAGAATTACAATCGCTTGTCGACCTTACCACTGATGGTTACTGCAGGTGAACACGGCTGTGCGGTGCTGCTGGGGTACGGTGCAGTTGTCCTTTTTGACCTTGAGCCTGTGGAAAAAGCTGCCTTCTTGACTGAACTATCCCCCAGAGTCAGTGACTCTTTTGCCGACCCTGAGACTGAAGAGGTGGAAGTTCACATCAAAACGATGGAGAGTGAGCGAGTTAAGGACGGAAGAATTTTCCTGCATGAATTAAGTATTGAACGCTTGCAGATAGTGGCTGATATTTTGGCTAAGAGTGTTGTGCTGTCCCATTATGAAACTAGCTTGGCTACTGTATTTGATCAAATTGAACCGTTTGCTGCCAGTCTCCAGCGTCAAAACAGGAGTAGACGCCAGAGTAAGGAATTACTGCGTCAACTTGGCACAACTCTGTTAGTTCAACATAAAATTGTGGGTCGAGTAGAAATCATTGATAAGCCGGAGCTGCTCTGGGAATCTCCACAGCTAGAACACCTATATCAGCGTCTGGAGGATGAATATGAAATCCGCGAGCGACACAGCGCCTTAGAACGCAAACTAGAGCTGATTTCCCAAACTGCACAAACAGTGCTGGAGTTCATGCAGCACAGCAGTAGCCTGCGAGTGGAGTGGTATGTGGTAATTCTGATTGTGGTAGAGATTTTGCTGTCACTGTACAATATTTTTCTCCAAGGCTAA
- a CDS encoding NAD(P)H-quinone oxidoreductase subunit 4, which translates to MNTANFPWLTTTILFPILASLLIPLLPDKDGKTVRWYALVVGLIDFALIVYTFYAHYDFGYSDLQLVESYPWVPQLDLNWSVGVDGLSMPLYILTGFITTLAILAAWPVTLKPRLFYFLMLAMYGGQLAVFAVQDMLLFFLVWELELVPVYFLLSIWGGKKRQYAATKFILYTAGGSLFILVAALTMGFYGDTVTFDMRSLAAKDYGLNFQLLAYTAFLIAYAVKLPIFPLHTWLPDAHGEATAPVHMLLAGILLKMGGYALIRMNAGILPDAHAYFAPALVILGVVNIIYAALTSFAQRNLKRKIAYSSISHMGFVLIGIASFTDLGLNGAVLQMVSHGLIGASLFFLVGATYDRTHTLMLDEMGGVGQKMGKIFAMWTTCSMASLALPGMSGFVAELMVFVGFSNSDAYNPTFKLLVVFLMAVGVILTPIYLLSMLREIFYGPENKELVSHEVLVDAEPREIFIVACLLVPIIGIGLYPKMLTQVYDATTLQLTERLRDSVQVLAQQRQAPTVSLRAPEIGVR; encoded by the coding sequence ATGAACACAGCTAATTTTCCCTGGCTGACGACGACTATCCTGTTTCCGATCTTGGCATCGCTGTTGATTCCGCTGCTGCCAGACAAAGACGGCAAGACAGTACGCTGGTATGCCCTGGTCGTGGGATTAATTGATTTTGCGTTGATTGTTTACACTTTCTATGCCCACTACGACTTTGGCTATTCAGACTTGCAACTGGTGGAAAGTTACCCTTGGGTGCCCCAGTTGGACTTGAATTGGTCAGTGGGTGTTGATGGTCTGTCAATGCCTTTGTATATTCTGACCGGGTTTATCACTACACTGGCAATTCTAGCGGCGTGGCCAGTGACACTGAAGCCACGATTGTTTTACTTTTTGATGCTGGCAATGTACGGCGGTCAGCTCGCCGTGTTTGCCGTCCAAGATATGTTGCTGTTTTTCCTGGTTTGGGAACTAGAGCTAGTTCCGGTGTACTTTCTGCTCTCAATTTGGGGCGGCAAGAAACGCCAATATGCCGCGACGAAGTTTATTCTCTACACAGCTGGAGGGTCGCTATTTATTTTGGTGGCTGCCCTGACAATGGGATTTTATGGCGATACAGTCACGTTTGATATGCGATCGCTCGCCGCTAAGGACTATGGCCTCAATTTCCAACTGTTAGCTTATACTGCCTTCCTAATCGCCTACGCCGTCAAACTCCCGATATTTCCCCTACACACTTGGCTACCAGATGCCCATGGCGAAGCCACAGCCCCAGTCCATATGTTGCTGGCGGGGATTCTGCTGAAAATGGGCGGTTACGCTTTAATTCGCATGAATGCTGGAATACTTCCAGATGCTCACGCCTATTTCGCACCAGCATTGGTGATTTTGGGAGTAGTCAATATCATCTATGCTGCCCTCACATCGTTTGCCCAGCGCAATCTCAAGCGGAAAATTGCCTACTCTTCAATTTCTCACATGGGGTTTGTGCTGATTGGGATTGCTTCATTTACAGACTTGGGTTTGAATGGAGCAGTGCTGCAAATGGTCTCCCACGGATTGATTGGGGCAAGTTTGTTCTTTCTCGTGGGAGCGACTTATGATCGTACACACACCCTGATGCTGGATGAAATGGGCGGTGTTGGGCAGAAGATGGGCAAGATTTTTGCCATGTGGACGACTTGCTCTATGGCATCTCTGGCATTACCAGGAATGAGTGGTTTCGTTGCTGAATTGATGGTGTTTGTCGGCTTCTCTAACAGCGATGCCTATAATCCCACGTTTAAGTTATTAGTGGTCTTTTTGATGGCAGTTGGGGTCATCCTAACTCCGATTTATCTGCTGTCGATGCTGCGGGAGATTTTCTATGGACCAGAGAACAAAGAATTAGTTTCTCACGAAGTCCTAGTGGATGCGGAACCGCGAGAAATTTTTATCGTTGCCTGTTTGTTGGTGCCAATTATTGGTATTGGTTTGTATCCGAAGATGCTGACTCAGGTATACGATGCAACGACGTTACAGTTGACAGAGCGGCTGCGTGATTCGGTGCAGGTATTAGCTCAACAACGGCAAGCTCCAACTGTGTCGTTGCGTGCGCCAGAGATTGGTGTGAGGTAG